In the genome of Gloeotrichia echinulata CP02, one region contains:
- a CDS encoding toxin-antitoxin system HicB family antitoxin: MPPELHRRLAIQAVEENVSLNRYVSLKLSS; the protein is encoded by the coding sequence ATTCCTCCAGAGCTTCACCGTAGGCTTGCTATACAGGCGGTAGAGGAAAATGTTAGCTTAAATCGCTACGTTAGTCTAAAACTTTCTTCTTAA